GTTCTTTTTACATAAActtaaattcagaattttgcTAATAGAAGCTTGATAGAGGGTTTGGAGGAAGTGTTTCATATAGTTTAATTTACAGGAATTTATAGTGTGTGTATGCACACGTgcaggtatttatttttaaatgtttttagcttagaattttttttttgcatagatgttcttttctttcaataCTCTTCAAAATTATGCCCCTACTCACTTGATGCTAGTATTTACACTTGAACTACtatttatacttttatttttcttttggacaATTTCAGATGTGAATTCAAAATTGTCAAATCCTTTAACAGATACAAGTCCTAAATTGCTGACTCCATCATCAGTCGTTTCATCTGTGTCATCCAGCCCTTcagtggaaacagaaaaaaaaatggttatttCCCCTTCTGTTACTGGTGATAAAAATGATAATTCTTCTGTGAAAGATGATCTGGAAACTCCAACGCTATCAGAGAAAAGTTTTGATAGAGTGGGAGACTTCAATAATGAAACCAGGAAAAGGGGCTGCTCTGTAGTAAGTGAATCAcgaagcaggagcagctctgtgaactCTCTGGACAGTGGCTCAAGCTTTATGATGTGTGCAGACCAAGTTCCAGAAGCTCAGAGGGAAGGTCAGCTTTCTTCACAACGATTCAGCACCATCAGCTCTGAAGATTTTGATCAAGAGCTCATTGTAAAGCCAATTAaggtgaaaaagagaaaaaagaagaaacagggTAGGTCGAGCAGAACTTTCCTTGGCACTGCTTGTTGTTAGAGCATGTTACATGAGTCTGTGTTTGGCAGGCTTCATGTGTACTGTGTTGTGCTTCTGAAATGGTTGAGGAATTGTGGTGGGCCATTTCTGTTTAAGTTGGAAATCTcctttaaaagtgaaaaattgaTGAAGTCTTTTTAGATCTGTTTGAActtcatttcttttgttttgccttaTGTAAACATGCTTTGACTTCTAATGTATTTGTTAATGGAAGAAATCAGTGGACTGTGTATCCAGTTTTATGTTGGAATTTTGTAATATATATTCATCCTATTCCGAATATTAGGCAGTGTCTTTCTTAGCTATCCTCTTTAGTTTGATGAAGTAGTGTGAGTAGTCcataattttgtttaatgtttTAGGACTTTTTTTGGCTTTATATGTTAACATTTAATGTTAAAGTTGAGAATAAATCAGTATTGTTAAAATAAAGGTTTAGCTTTGTTCTTCCTCCAGtcctagaaatattttaatttcttacttGGTGCTGGGATTTAAtagattttattaatattacttttctcctttttttttcctgtgtgtgtgtgtggtaacAGAAAGTGGGACAAGGAGAAACCACAGCTCTCTGGAAGGCACACCAATTTATGAGCGTCAGCTTTCTGGTGACAGTCCACATTCCTTGAATGCAGACTCCTTTTCCATGACTTCCAGCATAATGAGTGGCAGCATTGATCATTTGAGTACTGGATCTCCAGATCAGGAAAGTATGTTCAGTATGGAGTCCCATACAATCTTGCAAGAAGATAACGGTTCAGAAACTTTCAGTGTCCTACAGTCTCCTGAGTCAACAAATGTActaataaatgaagaaaatggagaTGTGGTGGATTTACAGAAACTTCCAAACAGTGACAGTGGCATGGGTACTTCAGCTGTTATAGATACTTTGACATCTGCATCTCCTCTGTTGCTCACAGAAGACTTGACAAACAGTGTTGGTGATGAATGTAATGGTGGTGTGATTTCTGCAAGCAATGAATGCTGTCCTGGAAAGCTGAGCCAGGAGGAGGGGGAACAGGATTTTCCTATATTGTGTAAAATAGATGAAGACTTGGATAAAATGAAGCTGCAGGATTCTGAAAAATCTTTTGGAGATCCAGACCTTACAGACCAGATGTTTTTGGAATGTGGCAGTGTACTTGGTGTCCAGACATCTCTGGCACCAAAGGAAAGTGATGAAACTGGTGGGGAAgaccagcagcagctgtctcTAATCCACAGTGCTCTGTCAGACCCTTCTGCACTCCAGTCTGACATCTCAGACAACGTTCATTCAGATAACTGTTCCATTTCTGGGTGGAATTTTGGAAGTGCAGTCAAAGCTAAATGTAGTACTGGCTCTGCTGAAAGGGTAGCATACTCTCATGAAAGTAAGACTGAAAAATCTGCCTCAAGTGACGAAGAGGATATTTATGGACATGGATTACCATATTCATCCTCAGAGACCAGCATGCCTGAAGttggtgctgtgcctggtgcaCAGGATGAAACCAAGATAAGCCTAGATGAAATGGTGCTGTTAAAATCTGATCaggtatttattttcagtttaattaaaGTACCTTTAACCTTAAAAGGAAACAGCTTTACAAAAGAAACATTCCTGCAATTACTGTCCTTTACATCTTTAGGAGagcaggttgtttttttttttcacttgattCAATACACAAGTAAAGTATAAAGCCAAACAACAGTACCTGTTTTAACTCTTAAAAAATGTGATGTATCTGACTTCAGAATGGGTGATGTGTGCTTGTAATGCAAAGAAGCTTTTCTGGCTGTATTATTCCCAGCTCAACAAAAATGCTGTTAGAAACCCATCCAGTAAAAAGTGAACAGTAAAATCCAGTCACGCTCAAAGGCTGCTGCTTGTTTGTGTCTCCAGTAGTCCAAATTGTGCATGATGCTGTTCCCAAATTCAGCTGACTTCATGGAGAATTAATGCTAATTATCTCACATGGCTGGCTTCTGCTTTGGGATTATTTTACCTGTACATACTTAGAACAAGGATTAGTCTTTGTCCCCTAGCCAGAAGAAGTTAGTAGTGCTTAAAATGTTGacagtttcctttttcttttatctgtttttCCTCCATCGTTATTTTGTGGGTAATGCTCACAGAATCTATTAAAAAGAAGTACTAAAGTTAATTGTAAAATGTGCAACATTGCCAGAATCACTGGGACTTTTAGCAGAAGTCTTAAGAAGGAAATGCAGTTCTCTTGTAGGGTGgggattttgtttcatttagaTCTGTAACAGCCTTGTATTGATATCAACCAAATATTCATCCATAAAGGATATAAGTTGATGATGTTAATAGATAATTATCTACTAACGTCTGCAGCCCAAAGTGCAGAATGTTTTAGTTTCAGGTTATGATATTTTACTCTGTCATGTTCAGAAGACTCCCCTGGTAATGTATGCAGTGCTTGAATTCACCTCATGCAAGCAATCAAAATTTGAGAGTAGGCTGTAAACCAGATTTCTGCAAGATATGGCTCCTCTACCATCCGGAGAGTCAGAGTTGGATATTCAACCATCTCTGCCCTTCAGCTGTCTTGTTCCCTTTGCCAGTCACTTCCTAGACAATGAATAATTTCCTGGACTAAAGGCAGACTGTACGTTTTTATGTATTCCCTCTTTGGAGGTGGATGATGGGGTGGAGGGGTTTACTTTTTTGCTAACTCTGTTGTTCTAGCAGTCTCATTGTGCACGTACAGCCTTAGAGAATGACGGATGTAGTTTTATCTTCGGaagcaaattaattaattgattaaAGAACTTAAGTTTAACCTTTTAACAATCAAAacatgggagctgctgctcttatATACCCATTTTCTTATGCAGTTTGAAGACACCTGACATTGTTCTGACTCTGCAGTTTTTAGTTTGCAGAGAGCTGGATGGGATACTCTGGCCCTGGATATGGCATCCTGAGTCTGGTTGtctcagaaaaatacatttggtGCCTAGACTACCGAGGCAGCCTGTACTGCAGTGCGCTTCCTGCGGCCGGGCTGCGCTGGCAGAAGTTTGAGGATGGAGTCCAGCAAGTGGCAGTTTCCCCCTCAGGTAGGTTGGCTTCTGCTGCACTGTCACTTTGTAAACCTAAATAAGTCTTGGATGGACTTGGgcatttcctttgtttttggtttttttttggttggttgttttttggtgtttttttgtttttttggttttttttttaaattcagttattATTTAATTAGGTGAAACTTGGGATTTTTATGAGATTGCAGATATAGTTGGGTGCATATGTGATTTCCACATCAGCAAtttattgtttgggttttttgtttttggttttttttttttttcaaatcagttGCTTCCAGAAACTTGGCTATTTAGGGCTTGTTTCATGTAAAAGTAGTGTGCtgatttggttttctttttgtttggtttttttttttaaatagtcaCAGTTATATGACTGCATCTTCACTACTTCTGCATCCCATGTTCTAGTTTAAGTGGCTGTCTTTCTAACAGGTTCACATTGCATTTTAGGAGGTTTTCAAGATGCATTTGCCTGATTAAAGTTAACTTCAGAAGTAGCTGTTTAGTGGTAGGCAGAGAAGAGCTCCTTGTCTATACAAAACCTTGGTTTTTATTACAGAGCTATAGAAgttcttggctgtgagggtggtgaggcacaagaagaggttgcccagagaaattgtggatgccccatctctggaagtgttcaaggccaggctggatgtgcCCTTCAGCTATCTGGTCaagtgggaggtgtccctgccctggcagaggaggtggaactagatgatctttaagatcccttcccacccaaaccactctgtgattcagttttaaagttctttttctTGTAAACGTAGAATTGGCTTTGTGTATACATGGGTtggttaatttaatttatttttaaatactggaGAAAAAGCTTTGAAGTTTTATTACATTTGCATATGCATTTGTTCTGGATGGTTGTGAATGAGGATTAtgtttgattaaaaataatcagGTTTTGGTTATAAACTTGCATGACTTTTGGCCTTCCACATTGTACCAGGACTGGAGTGAAAATACAAAGTTTCTCaaccattttaatttctttgtctcCTGCCTTGCCTCTACTTTTCTTCCCTGTAATTTCTAAAGGCACATGTcaattttcccttctttttgtAGGGATTTGATCTGTGGCTGAGCTTTGCTGTATCCAAAACAATTTGAGTGTACTTGTAGTTGAGAGTGTGGGTTCATCCAGTTCAGTATCTTACCCTCAAGAGTGGTCCAGCAGCAAGTccctgcagaaaaataaaaggcgTGGGCATGTGTGATGTTTGCCCTTGGTGGTTTCAGGCTGCAGTTGGTGGCTCAGATTGCCTGGGCAAAAGGTTGTTCCTCTGCATTTCTTATCCTTCAGTTCCAGGAATTCACCCAGCTTTACACTGAATCTGTGGAAGTTTCTAGCATCCACAGTTTACCATTAATGTATTAATGCAGGAGCCTGTTAACCACAACATGtcaaaatggaattaaataCAACTTTGTGGAATTATTCAGAGGAAATAACAATGTACTGTTCTGGCACAAACCAGAAGTTAATTTTTGAgttccatttgttttccttttcctaagcAATCGTTATTAGAACTCAGTTACTGTTCtggtctttctttttaaaaaaacaaacttcaaaGGGCTTTTTAAACTTGCATTTTTGTTTAATGCTACTGGTTTGCTTTTCCCCTCCCATTAGTTTAGGTGTAGCTGGGACATACCGCCTGTGACTGTTGCAGTAATTGCTGAGTGCTATTATGTTCTTTCTTTACTTCTCATACAGGGGCTCTTCTCTGGAAGATTGAACAGAAGACTAACAAAGCTTTTGCTTGTGGAAAAGTAACTATAAAAGGAAAACGGCACTGGTATGAGGCTTTACCCCAGGCTGTATTTGTAGCTCTGAGTGATGACACCGCCTGGATTATCAGAACAAATGGAGATCTGTATCTGCAAACAGGTACCTGAATTAATTGCAGGTGCTTTGAATTTTTGTGGGCTGAGATTATTAGATTTCAAGTCTGTAGAATGATGGCGGTTTGCTATAAACTTTTATCCACAGCCAGGACATAAGGAAACCTTTTTATATTGAGAAACACTTGCAAACAGTTGTGAGAGCTTGTGTTACTAGGAGTTGAAAAGCTGGTTTGTGGCCACTTGTTTGTGTGTGCCCGGTGGAGTACATAAAGTACAAAGAGTTTATGGCATGGGGAAGATAGGAGATGGATGGAGATAAATGGAAAGGGATTGTAGAAAATACCAAAACACTATCCTTGCTTTGGAAATGGTATGGTGTGCTGAACTCGGCCTTAAGTGGGCAGAATAAGGAAAAGTAGAAGCTTTGTGTTTTGAAAAGCACAGCTCTCTAGAAGGTAAGAGTTACCACTTGGTAATAACAGAAAGTATTCTGAGACAGATCTTGAATGCTTTGGAAGTATGGACAAATGGTGTGTGTTTTATGTGATAGAGAAAGCCAAACCATGGGGGAATGGAATAGGCTGTGGAACAGGAATCTGCAGCTGCCTTCTTAGTGGATGTGAATGAGGCACAAACTGGAAAAAGGGGTAGCGTAGTGGCAACTTTGAAGTCATGGCCttagttttttttaagttgttcaGTGAATAGAAGAGGATGTATTTGGAAGGTGTTACGCAAACAATATTCAGGCTAAATGCAAGGAGCTAGGATGAAGGATGGCAGTACTAGTTTTAGAGTTAAGGGAGAAAAGTATCAAGGACTCTCAGGCATGTGGAGCTTACACAGAGAGCTGAGGAAAAATTACCAGTAACATGATGAAGGAATTACTGGTGAATGAGGAGGAGGACTGGGTTAAGGGGAAACTACATAAGACATACAGAAACAGGACAGCGTGTCTGAGTGGCTATCAAAATTCTTATTTACCTTTCATTTAACTTTGGCTCTCTTGTAATTCCTCTTTCAGGTTTAGTTACTGTAGCacaatgaagaaattctttgtgattaagaaaactgttttaaataTACATCAGTGTGTCAAAGATGCtctgttaaaattatttctttcagtgaaaTGTAGTAGTCCCAgagaaatcaagtggcctaccCATGGTCACATGCATTTTGCCAACAGGCATGGGTAGTGGTGATGGAAAGTAAATTTTGGATGTTAATCATACAGGGTTCTGTGGAGGTTTGaatcaatatttttcttccctttgagAGATTGGTTCGATTACATCAGCTTACATTCTGCTGTTCTTAGGCATCCAAATTTGTACTTGgatgcaaaaaataaattcctagTATATGTGTCTTCCTAATTAGAGGCAGCCAGTAGAAATTGTTTCTCCAGGATCTTTTAATTCCCTTCACTGTCTTGTGTAACATTTATAACAGAAGTGTGTGCTCAGAGGTTTAGAAATGAGTGTTCTTTTTAGTTTAGAGTATATCATACATGTGAGTCTGTTATACTGGTTTTGGCAGCATGAGGAGATGAAACAAAAGCTGTGTCTTCTGAGAGGTTTCACGTGCAGTTTCATATGTGTAAATCAAGTTTCAGCCTAATTGTAAAGAAGACATGTTCCTTTAGATTTGATGTAGAAATGTGTGCCAACTGGCTGTAAATCTGCCAGAACCTCTCTGCTCCTTTCAGTAATACCCACTGTGGCATGCTCTCTTTTGTAATTGCTCTCTGTCACTATTCTGATCAGGCTGTTTCTCTCCCTGGCATGTTTTGGGCAAATGTTCTTCCGTTACTGGTTTTTTCTTTGATGCTTCTGTCAGCTCTAATGGGTTTTATAAATGGAGATTCCTGGTGCTGACACTAGAGGgaggaaaggaacagaaatgacAGGACTGGGCATGCACTGTGCAGGATGTTGAAGGATGTACAGtgtcttatttttcaaaatataaggTCAGCTATATTGGAGGAAATTATTAATGGTTTATAGAAAGGACAGTCACTCAAGGAAATTGTGATCAAATGACAAATGCTAGCATGTCAAGGAGATTCCCTTCTGCGTTTTCTTTTGTTGAGTTATTTtatctctttcctttttgttgCAAAAAGCCAAAGTTTGTAAAGCAATCctcattttctgatttttaggCCTGAGTGTGGATCGTCCTTGTGCCCGAGCAGTAAAGGTTGACTGCCCTTATCCACTGTCACAGGTCACATCCAGAAATAATGTGGTGTGGGCTCTGAGCGAGCAGCGGGCGCTGCTGTACCGGGAGGGAGTGCGCAGCTTTTGTCCTGAAGGAGAGCAGTGGAAGAGTGATATTGTCAGGTAGTAACTCCAGTGGGAcattctgggcacagccagaggaCACAAATAATTGTGCTGGAGCGCCTCGATGTTTGAAGAAGTATTACCTGAACTCGTGTGTTTATGTACCactctgtgtgtatatatatatctgttttagctgtctgtctctctgtacttccttccttcctgccaggCAGCAGTCCATTCATCCATGACTGCTATGTAATGAAAGGAATTGTCATAAACAGAAGCAGGTTTAAAGAGTGAGAAAAATTTTAAAGGCTCTTTATAATTTCTGTCAACATgacttttttattaaatttgctTCTTTAATCTGTACCATAATGGTTTTAAGGAGCTCTCCAGTTTTTTGAGAgggcttggttttttttctgagattaaACGTATACTCATTTTCTTGGTCATCCATGCAGCTGGATAATGCTTCTGTACTCCCCTTCCACAgatttttataaacattttgTGTAGTTGGTATTTAGCTTTGTAGTTGATCCTGTGTTCACAGTAGTTCCTTTGCGATCAAGTTAAAAGTGCTGAGTCTCTACTGCTGGCTTTGAGAATGTAGAATTTAGTGTCTCTTGTGACATCAGCCTGGCACAAGTATAGGAAGAAATTCAAGTTCTTGTCATCAGGTGATTTTATCTACTGAATATCCTATTGTGAAACCTTAACTTGTACTACCTCCCAGTCTGGTATTTGGCTCTTGTAGTCTGAGAAACTACTGTATCTTTGTACAAATTTGCTTGTACTTTAATGAGTTTGTTTAATGAAAATACCTGCTTGACCTACACCTTAGGTACATTTCATGTTCTTGGGCTTTGTGTTAAAATTGCAGAAGGCAGTCATTATTTGTTCTTAAATTGTCAAGAAAGGTTATCTGAAAGAACTAGCATTGTTTGCTACCTTTACGGTGTCTGATACGATCACCTGACGCTGTTGACTTTCTGAGCTTGAAAATCGTTTACTTATGCAGGCAGCTTATAGTCCTAAATTCAGCATTTATCTCTGTCAAATAGTTGAGTTTTCTATTTGTGGTCCCTGAACTGCAGGTATTGTTCTCAGAGTAGGTCAAGGAAGTTGAGGAGATACATTTATGAAGCTGTTTTATCAAAAACTTAAAAAACGCAGCCCTTGATTGCTTATTTACTGAACAAAATAGGGCTTGTTTAGTTTTATTGTTATGTGTCCAAGTTTCAAATCTTAAGTGATATTTAAAGGACTCATGGTTTTTGTTGCAGTTATTGAATGTTTTTtgcttaaataaaatataaagtactgaataactgaaaatttaaaagtcAGATGTGTTTTTTAGCTTGGCCCCACTGAGTTTCAACACTGCTAAACTATTAGCATTGTAATAGCTTCCTTAAGAGAGCCTTAACATAAATTCAAATTAAggtttttaacatttttatttatttgcatttccagTGAAATGCAAGCTTTGGAACCAGTGTGCATAACCCTCGGCGATCAGCAGACGTTATGGGCTTTGGATATCCATGGCAATCTCTGGTTCAGGACTGGTATAGTTTCAAAGAAACCACAAGGAGATGATAACCATTGGTGGCAAGTAGGCattttttgattttgctttcagtttagTCTTTTACCTTGGATTGATTATTTGTGTTGTGTTCCCACAAgattctaagaaaaaaaaaatcatttaattgCTTTGTATTTTGTAGTACACTTTATTCAGTATATTAAAACTTCTCTGTGGCTATGGCTGAAATCCCCTTTTTGTGTCTGCTATAAGGAGGGGAGAAAAACCATCCCATGATCATACAGAGCAGCATTGCAGAAGCTTTCAAGAGCACAAGAAATGCTTTGCCTGGTCACAGGACATGCTGTTGAGGCAGAGCATCAAGTCTGACTGCTGAACTTAGCCCCTTCTCTTGTCTTCCAGTGACCATCCTTTTCCTTAGCTAGAGAGAATAAATAATAAGTAACCACGTATAAGAATGTGTTTCGCATTTTTCCATTCAATTGAGATTTCTTTGGGCCATGTGGAGCTGCTTGCTTCAGCCGCAGTTCATGTGGGTGAAACCAGCTCAGTTACTGCTAGTACTACCTGGTAATGATTTGGAATTCCTGACTCTGGTTTCTCCAgctttccttgttttctccaGAGATAGGGATGGGGAAGAAGAGAGTTCAAAAATAGTCTTACAGGAAATTTGCTTGTCTACCTTAGCTACAAGAATTTCGGTCAATGTGCATGTATAATCCCTTTTTGCACATGGGCATCACGAGTTGCTTGGCTTTGAGATTATTGGTGAACTATTACATTATTGCTGCTCTTTTTGTGCTCTTAGGCATTTTGTTCCTTTCTGGGAGTATCCCACAGTGTTGCCAACCTAGTTGTCCATGACAGAACTTGGGCAATTACTTATTTAGACTCCTGCACTGTGAATTAAAGTGTCCATGAGGCAGTTGCAAAGGAGTCTTGCATTCAAGTTTTTGTCATATGGTTTGAATTGCTACACTGTGCAagtttctctcttcctttggGATATTGAAAATTCACCTCTTAGTTTGCAGAGTTCAGCATGTTTTTAGAGGGAGACATCCTATACCAAAGGACTATcttaaaatgcagatttctaAATGGATTGCTGGATAGGAAAGAGTTGTAAGCTGGCATTTAATACTGATTGTGGCTTATTAGCAAGACAGTTACTCAAAATgtaccatttttatttttcccttcctacTTTCTGAATATTTCTAAAAAAGCTTCTGGTGGAAGATTGTGCAGTTCACTCCGCAGCTTAACTAATTATCAAGAgcgcttttttctttttcccccaggtAAGCATCACTGATTATGTAGTGTTTGACCAGTGCAGCCTGTTCCAGACTATAATCCAGGCAACTCACACGGTGGCAACAGCAGCTCAGGCACCTGTGGAGAAGGTGGCTGACAAGCTTCGAATGGCATTTTGGTCTCAGCAGCTTCAGTGTCAGCCCAGCCTCCTTGGAGTTAATGGCAGTGGAGTCTGGATCTCCTCAGGCAAAAACGAATTCCATGTAGCAAAGGGAAACTTAATAGGTTAGTGTGCTTTTGCATCTTAGTTTTTTAAAGTTAAGAATATTATATAGAAGGAAATAACTAACTACAGCTCTGTCACCACAGAAATTACCCATGGCAAGTCAGGGCACCTTTaacttgtttaaaaattaaattcattagCATTTGgtcttaaatattttctcatttaaagggaaatatttttcatggaaaagtCATTGTCAACCAGTGAACTGTGCATAGGTTACTGCTTTTAACACCTACATATGTCTCTTCTCTGGGTTGAGAAGGCAATCATAAGCTGCTGAACCTATTTTATATTCCACAGTGGAGTCTGGCTCATGATCAATGTGACTGCAAGACACTAATGTTATGGTTTTACAGTGCTAATAGAGggattgctttttttttcttgctacaGTTCTCAAAATAGAATTCTGATTTAGTACATTTCTTTGTTTAGGTAAACACTAACAATGCATCTAGGATATTGTTTAACCTCATTACCAAATTGGTCCCCTACTGAagaacattaatatttttctttattctcttctgcattcccagttttctctgtgtgtttataATAGGTATCAGGAGgtgtccccctccccccaaCAGTTTCTTGAAAGATTTTCATAGACAATCTtgtctaaaatatatttaataatttattacaataaaatttcttttaaaatttaaaggacaaattttaacagaaaactAAGCTTCCTATTAATGCCACTCGTTCTTTCTTTCAAGGCACGTATTGGAATAATATTGTGCCTCGTGGTACTGCTTCTGCTACGAAATGGATTTTTGTGTTGGCTTCCCCAGCTTCATCTAAAGAAGGTTGGTAAATCAACAGTGGAGGCATATAGTATCTGATTTTTAAACAGAGTGGAATTGATGGTGGAAGTAATTAAATATCTTAAATTACTTCAGATTTTGGTtatcttttctgtttgctggGATCTAAAGTAGTTGAAGTAGGGTGGAAACGTGTGTAAAACTACTGGGgatttaaataatatattattCACTCTCACCTTTGGTGTGGTGCAGCATCCAACAGAGAAATGGGTGGtcctcaggagcagcagcttcctAAACTGCCAAAGCATGAATTGCCAGAATTTGTAATTGGAAGTTTCAGAGCATGCTTTGCTGAAATGCCTGTATAACCAAGTGCTTCTCAAGTCAGTGCAGTTACTGCAGAAAATTGCCCATTATTGATAGAAGTGAGACCCTGTCAGGGAATTGAACTGCTGGTTACAATAGTTAAGCAATTGCATTATCTAAGTACACTGGCTTTAGTGGCAAAAATGTGGTTTAGAGCTGAAAAAGAATGCTGCTTTTCAAAGGCTATTATCAAAGATAAAGAGCAAAAGAATAAAGAGAGGTGATAGTGCACTGTTATATGGGTCTTCTCTCTATTAGTTCCttcaaatgaaacattttcttcaagTGAGATCACTTGCTACTTCCTTTATTTGAGAAATGAAGTATTTAAGTGCCTAAATAAGGGCTTAGGATGTGTGTTTGTACTTCAAAGCATTACCCTATGAACATAGCCAAGAAGCTTTAGTTTTTGCCTTCAAATGTActaataggtttttttttcagaaaaagtagATGTATAAGCTTTTTCCGAGTGAATTAGGAATTCTTTTAATAACAGAAGTATCCTTTCCATAGGAAGCTTTTTGTGGCTGTGCCAAAGCAACAAGGATCTGTTTTGTGTCAGTGATCAGAATCCTCATTCTCGTCCTTCTACGGTGCAGCTGCCACCAGAGGCTGAGATGGTGCACTACTCTGCctgccaggatgccatttgGGGCTTGGATAGTCTTGGGCAGATATTTATCAGAACACTTTCCTCCAGCTGCCCAACAGGGATGCACTGGACAAAACTGGATCTCTCCCAGCTAGGTATGACATTTTTGTTGAGTAGACTATCTCTTAGCACAC
This genomic stretch from Cinclus cinclus chromosome 6, bCinCin1.1, whole genome shotgun sequence harbors:
- the TECPR2 gene encoding tectonin beta-propeller repeat-containing protein 2 isoform X3, whose protein sequence is MKLFSGDDKGKIVYSALDLDQGICNSSLVLEEPSSIVQLDYNQKVLLVSTLQRTLLFYTEEKSVNQVGTQPRKNTGKFGACFIPGLCKQSDLTLFAARPGLRLWKSDVHGTVQATFILKDVFAGGIKTFELYPRLEPPERGSYSSPEKHLGLVSCFFQEGWVLTWNEYSIYLLDTVNQALIGGLEGYGDIVSVSCTNNEIFLLKGDRDIIRISNRPEGLSSIDVNSKLSNPLTDTSPKLLTPSSVVSSVSSSPSVETEKKMVISPSVTGDKNDNSSVKDDLETPTLSEKSFDRVGDFNNETRKRGCSVVSESRSRSSSVNSLDSGSSFMMCADQVPEAQREGQLSSQRFSTISSEDFDQELIVKPIKVKKRKKKKQESGTRRNHSSLEGTPIYERQLSGDSPHSLNADSFSMTSSIMSGSIDHLSTGSPDQESMFSMESHTILQEDNGSETFSVLQSPESTNVLINEENGDVVDLQKLPNSDSGMGTSAVIDTLTSASPLLLTEDLTNSVGDECNGGVISASNECCPGKLSQEEGEQDFPILCKIDEDLDKMKLQDSEKSFGDPDLTDQMFLECGSVLGVQTSLAPKESDETGGEDQQQLSLIHSALSDPSALQSDISDNVHSDNCSISGWNFGSAVKAKCSTGSAERVAYSHESKTEKSASSDEEDIYGHGLPYSSSETSMPEVGAVPGAQDETKISLDEMVLLKSDQFAESWMGYSGPGYGILSLVVSEKYIWCLDYRGSLYCSALPAAGLRWQKFEDGVQQVAVSPSGALLWKIEQKTNKAFACGKVTIKGKRHWYEALPQAVFVALSDDTAWIIRTNGDLYLQTGLSVDRPCARAVKVDCPYPLSQVTSRNNVVWALSEQRALLYREGVRSFCPEGEQWKSDIVSEMQALEPVCITLGDQQTLWALDIHGNLWFRTGIVSKKPQGDDNHWWQVSITDYVVFDQCSLFQTIIQATHTVATAAQAPVEKVADKLRMAFWSQQLQCQPSLLGVNGSGVWISSGKNEFHVAKGNLIGTYWNNIVPRGTASATKWIFVLASPASSKEGSFLWLCQSNKDLFCVSDQNPHSRPSTVQLPPEAEMVHYSACQDAIWGLDSLGQIFIRTLSSSCPTGMHWTKLDLSQLGGVKLISLTCGNQHVWACDTNGGIYFRVGTQPLNPSLMLPAWIMIEPPIQPVGINLVSIHSSPNDQMLWAIDSKWNVHVRVGITDEMPVGTDWEHVPGLQACQLALSSRTVWAHCPNGDVARRYGITDKNPAGDYWKKIPGNVSRLTVTPLDELWAISTSGSLLQRLTKTFSHSHSLQKNNDTSVLLHPDDLEDEWEVI
- the TECPR2 gene encoding tectonin beta-propeller repeat-containing protein 2 isoform X2, whose amino-acid sequence is MQILAMASVASPVIFKEFCPLYYLLNAIPTKIQKGFRSIVVYLTALDTNGDYIAVGSSIGMLYLYCRHLNQMKKYNFEGRCESITFVKLLSCFDDLVAVGTASGRVAVFQLVSSLPGRNKQLRRFDVAGIHKSSITALAWSPNGMKLFSGDDKGKIVYSALDLDQGICNSSLVLEEPSSIVQLDYNQKVLLVSTLQRTLLFYTEEKSVNQVGTQPRKNTGKFGACFIPGLCKQSDLTLFAARPGLRLWKSDVHGTVQATFILKDVFAGGIKTFELYPRLEPPERGSYSSPEKHLGLVSCFFQEGWVLTWNEYSIYLLDTVNQALIGGLEGYGDIVSVSCTNNEIFLLKGDRDIIRISNRPEGLSSIDVNSKLSNPLTDTSPKLLTPSSVVSSVSSSPSVETEKKMVISPSVTGDKNDNSSVKDDLETPTLSEKSFDRVGDFNNETRKRGCSVVSESRSRSSSVNSLDSGSSFMMCADQVPEAQREGQLSSQRFSTISSEDFDQELIVKPIKVKKRKKKKQESGTRRNHSSLEGTPIYERQLSGDSPHSLNADSFSMTSSIMSGSIDHLSTGSPDQESMFSMESHTILQEDNGSETFSVLQSPESTNVLINEENGDVVDLQKLPNSDSGMGTSAVIDTLTSASPLLLTEDLTNSVGDECNGGVISASNECCPGKLSQEEGEQDFPILCKIDEDLDKMKLQDSEKSFGDPDLTDQMFLECGSVLGVQTSLAPKESDETGGEDQQQLSLIHSALSDPSALQSDISDNVHSDNCSISGWNFGSAVKAKCSTGSAERVAYSHESKTEKSASSDEEDIYGHGLPYSSSETSMPEVGAVPGAQDETKISLDEMVLLKSDQFAESWMGYSGPGYGILSLVVSEKYIWCLDYRGSLYCSALPAAGLRWQKFEDGVQQVAVSPSGALLWKIEQKTNKAFACGKVTIKGKRHWYEALPQAVFVALSDDTAWIIRTNGDLYLQTGLSVDRPCARAVKVDCPYPLSQVTSRNNVVWALSEQRALLYREGVRSFCPEGEQWKSDIVSEMQALEPVCITLGDQQTLWALDIHGNLWFRTGIVSKKPQGDDNHWWQVSITDYVVFDQCSLFQTIIQATHTVATAAQAPVEKVADKLRMAFWSQQLQCQPSLLGVNGSGVWISSGKNEFHVAKGNLIGTYWNNIVPRGTASATKWIFVLASPASSKEGGVKLISLTCGNQHVWACDTNGGIYFRVGTQPLNPSLMLPAWIMIEPPIQPVGINLVSIHSSPNDQMLWAIDSKWNVHVRVGITDEMPVGTDWEHVPGLQACQLALSSRTVWAHCPNGDVARRYGITDKNPAGDYWKKIPGNVSRLTVTPLDELWAISTSGSLLQRLTKTFSHSHSLQKNNDTSVLLHPDDLEDEWEVI